The proteins below come from a single Triticum aestivum cultivar Chinese Spring chromosome 5D, IWGSC CS RefSeq v2.1, whole genome shotgun sequence genomic window:
- the LOC123121602 gene encoding protein disulfide-isomerase LQY1, chloroplastic, with protein MPAIACGACAAAFLSSAHARSPPPPSGSFRKLVSPTPRRLGHRLAAPMASTVDSPGSSSDFAKRMDRAWLISKQPSPTSCSSCQSTGDVECRWCAGTGFFILGNNMLCEVPSKNTRCVICSGKGFSRCADCKGTGFRAKWLEEPPVDK; from the exons ATGCCGGCGATCGCCTGCGGCGCCTGCGCGGCTGCCTTCCTCTCCTCCGCCCACGCCCGTAGCCCTCCGCCGCCTTCCGGGAGCTTCCGGAAGCTCGTCTCGCCCACCCCCAGGCGGCTAGGGCACCGGCTGGCCGCTCCTATGGCCTCCACCGTCGACTCGCCCGGCAGTTCCTCCGACTTCGCCAAGCGCATGGACCGCGCCTGGCTCATCTCCAAG CAACCAAGTCCGACTTCTTGTTCATCTTGTCAATCCACTGGCGATGTGGAGTGCAGGTGGTGTGCAGGCACAGGCTTCTTTATCCTTGGCAACAATATGTTGTGTGAAGTACCCTCGAAGAATACAAGATGTGTGATTTGCTCTGGAAAG GGCTTTTCACGTTGCGCTGATTGCAAGGGAACCGGGTTTCGCGCCAAGTGGCTTGAAGAGCCCCCTGTTGACAAATGA